From the Bacillus tuaregi genome, one window contains:
- the addA gene encoding helicase-exonuclease AddAB subunit AddA: protein MGISQIPPKPENATWTDDQWKAIMANGQDILVAAAAGSGKTAVLVERMIKKVLSKEAPINVDELLVVTFTNASAAEMRHRISEALEKAINEDPASNHLRKQLSLLNRASISTIHSFCLEVIRKYYYVIDVDPGFRIADETEGQLLRDEVMDELFEEEYGKENNEEFFHLVDSFTNDRSDTALMDIIRDLYDFARANPDPGGYLQKIVQMYAVDNEVSIDNLAFMKACLFDIELQLEGVKGMLEKGLALTKVPGGPAPRAENFIDDIKIVDMMLASCKDSWGTLYQAMQSWSFSRAKTCRGDEFKKELIDKAQKLRESAKKKLQDLQNEFFSRKPESFLQDMKEMKPVIETLARLVHSFSERFSAVKREKGLVDFADLEHYCLEILLDPAAKQVGSLAPSDAARYYRNQFKEVLVDEYQDVNLVQESIIKLVTKEDENTGNLFMVGDVKQSIYRFRLAEPNLFLGKYQRFTDDGADSGLKIDLAKNFRSRHEVLSGTNYLFKQIMGVNVGEIEYNEAAELVKGASYPEDVSYPVELLLIDLEKDENDAKEDSSEVADAVLDELELAQSQLEARMMAKKIKAMIAEKASVFNPKTNSSRPIMYKDIVILLRSMTWAPQIMEECKQQGIPVYANLSTGYFQATEITIMMSLLKVIDNPYQDIPLASVLRSPIVGLHEEELAKIRIQEKNGTFYDALSAFCHSKSVGENERLYDKVKPFLLKLDSWRSMARQGSLSSLIWQLYRDTHFYDFAGGLPGGKQRQANLRALYDRARQYEATSFRGLFRFLRFIERMQERGDDLGAARALGEQEDVVRIMTIHSSKGLEFPVVFVAGLGRQFNMMDLKKPYLLDKEYGFASKYVNVDKRITYPSLPQLAFKRKKRLELLAEEMRVLYVALTRAKERLFLISSVKSLQKRLAKWEQTLEHPDWLLKDYDRASADSYLDWVGPSLIRHRDCQLPIDEGLKASSLIPQALIEHPSCWKIDIMNAKEAALLDEEEAATDHNWLEKVIQGEPMPLSSPYKMEIEARLSWQYPYISASSHRSKQSVSEIKRQKDSSDETSGTELLRRFKKPLMNRPRFMQEKALSPAEIGTAMHMVMQHVDFTTPIDQTAIKQLVQAMVSKELLTEEQMSVIDPSLISSFFETSLGKRMISAKVLKREVPFSLSLPAVEAYEDWTGDDEPVLVQGIIDCLFEDEGGLVLLDYKTDGISDRYKGGFDEARPILEKRYRVQIDLYTKAVEQIYKRPIKERYLFFFDGAHLLKLER from the coding sequence ATGGGGATAAGCCAAATACCACCGAAGCCTGAAAACGCAACATGGACCGATGACCAATGGAAGGCCATTATGGCAAATGGACAGGATATATTGGTTGCAGCTGCTGCCGGGTCAGGTAAAACAGCTGTATTAGTTGAAAGAATGATTAAGAAGGTCTTGTCTAAGGAAGCGCCCATTAATGTAGACGAGCTTTTAGTTGTTACGTTTACAAACGCTTCAGCAGCAGAAATGCGTCACAGAATTAGTGAAGCATTGGAGAAAGCCATTAATGAAGATCCTGCGTCCAACCATTTACGAAAACAGCTCAGTTTATTGAATAGGGCATCCATTTCTACGATTCATTCCTTTTGTCTAGAGGTGATACGAAAATATTACTATGTCATCGATGTTGATCCAGGATTTAGGATTGCGGATGAAACAGAAGGACAGCTACTACGTGATGAGGTTATGGACGAGCTGTTCGAGGAAGAATATGGTAAAGAAAATAATGAAGAGTTTTTCCATCTTGTCGATAGCTTTACTAATGACCGCAGTGATACGGCATTGATGGATATCATACGGGACCTATATGACTTTGCTCGTGCAAATCCGGATCCTGGGGGATATTTGCAAAAAATAGTTCAAATGTATGCTGTTGATAACGAAGTTTCGATAGATAATCTTGCCTTTATGAAGGCCTGTCTTTTTGATATAGAGCTTCAGCTCGAAGGAGTCAAGGGCATGCTAGAAAAAGGGCTTGCTCTAACGAAAGTGCCAGGAGGTCCTGCTCCAAGGGCAGAAAACTTTATAGATGATATAAAAATTGTCGATATGATGCTGGCATCCTGCAAGGATTCGTGGGGTACCTTATATCAAGCCATGCAAAGCTGGTCATTTTCCCGTGCAAAAACCTGTCGTGGAGATGAATTTAAGAAAGAGCTGATAGATAAGGCACAGAAGTTACGTGAGAGTGCAAAGAAGAAGCTCCAGGATTTGCAGAATGAATTCTTTTCTCGAAAGCCTGAGAGCTTTCTACAGGATATGAAAGAGATGAAGCCGGTTATTGAGACACTGGCAAGGCTTGTTCACAGCTTTTCAGAGCGCTTCAGTGCTGTAAAAAGGGAGAAAGGATTGGTGGATTTTGCGGATTTAGAGCATTATTGCCTTGAGATACTACTTGATCCTGCTGCGAAACAGGTTGGTAGTCTGGCTCCATCTGATGCTGCCCGCTATTACCGTAATCAATTTAAAGAGGTTCTTGTCGATGAGTACCAGGACGTAAACCTGGTCCAGGAATCCATTATCAAGCTTGTCACAAAGGAAGACGAGAATACAGGAAACCTTTTTATGGTGGGAGATGTGAAGCAATCGATTTATCGCTTTCGGCTTGCAGAGCCCAATCTTTTTCTGGGAAAATATCAGCGGTTCACAGATGATGGAGCGGACAGTGGGTTAAAAATTGACTTAGCAAAGAATTTCCGTAGCCGTCATGAGGTTTTGTCCGGAACCAATTATTTATTTAAGCAAATCATGGGAGTTAATGTCGGTGAAATTGAATATAACGAAGCAGCCGAGCTTGTCAAAGGAGCCTCATACCCGGAGGATGTTTCATATCCGGTTGAGTTATTGCTGATTGATCTGGAAAAGGATGAAAATGATGCAAAAGAAGATAGCAGTGAAGTAGCCGATGCTGTCCTTGATGAGCTTGAACTTGCACAATCACAGCTTGAAGCGAGGATGATGGCTAAGAAAATTAAAGCCATGATTGCTGAAAAAGCTTCCGTTTTTAATCCAAAAACAAACAGCAGCAGACCTATTATGTATAAGGATATTGTGATTTTACTACGCTCAATGACTTGGGCACCGCAGATCATGGAGGAGTGCAAACAGCAGGGGATACCAGTCTATGCAAATCTTTCCACCGGATATTTTCAGGCTACAGAGATTACGATTATGATGTCGTTATTAAAGGTCATTGATAACCCATATCAGGATATTCCGCTTGCCTCTGTCCTTCGCTCACCAATTGTCGGACTGCACGAGGAAGAGTTGGCGAAAATCCGGATTCAGGAAAAAAATGGGACCTTTTATGATGCATTATCAGCCTTCTGCCATAGTAAATCAGTAGGTGAAAATGAGAGACTATATGATAAAGTAAAGCCATTTCTCTTGAAGCTAGATAGCTGGAGGTCTATGGCCAGACAGGGTTCTCTTTCCTCTTTAATATGGCAGCTATACCGAGATACTCACTTTTATGATTTTGCCGGTGGTCTACCGGGCGGTAAACAAAGACAGGCAAATTTACGAGCATTATATGATCGTGCCCGTCAGTATGAGGCTACTTCGTTTAGAGGCTTGTTCCGTTTTCTTCGTTTCATTGAAAGGATGCAGGAACGGGGAGATGATCTTGGGGCTGCACGTGCACTTGGAGAGCAGGAGGATGTCGTTCGAATCATGACTATCCATAGCAGTAAAGGGCTTGAGTTTCCTGTTGTTTTTGTTGCCGGCTTAGGTCGACAATTTAATATGATGGATTTGAAAAAGCCCTATTTACTAGACAAAGAATATGGATTTGCTTCGAAATATGTAAATGTTGATAAACGAATTACCTATCCTTCTTTGCCTCAATTAGCCTTTAAACGGAAGAAAAGGCTTGAATTGCTGGCAGAAGAAATGCGTGTCCTCTATGTTGCGTTAACACGTGCGAAGGAAAGATTGTTTTTAATCTCATCAGTGAAAAGTCTTCAAAAACGGCTTGCCAAATGGGAGCAGACACTTGAGCATCCAGATTGGCTGTTAAAGGATTATGATCGAGCTTCTGCAGACAGCTACCTTGATTGGGTCGGACCATCACTTATTAGACATCGGGACTGTCAGTTACCTATAGATGAAGGATTAAAGGCATCAAGTCTGATTCCACAAGCCCTGATTGAGCATCCATCCTGCTGGAAGATTGATATTATGAATGCTAAAGAGGCAGCCTTATTAGATGAGGAAGAAGCAGCAACTGATCATAATTGGCTAGAAAAAGTGATACAAGGGGAACCAATGCCACTGTCCTCTCCTTATAAAATGGAAATAGAAGCAAGACTGTCGTGGCAGTATCCATATATAAGTGCGTCATCACACCGCTCTAAACAATCTGTTTCAGAAATTAAAAGGCAGAAGGATTCGTCTGACGAGACTAGTGGTACAGAGCTGTTACGACGATTTAAAAAACCATTAATGAATAGACCACGCTTTATGCAGGAAAAAGCTCTTTCACCTGCTGAAATTGGGACAGCCATGCATATGGTAATGCAGCATGTTGATTTCACGACACCAATTGATCAGACTGCCATTAAGCAGCTAGTTCAAGCTATGGTTAGCAAAGAGCTCCTGACGGAAGAGCAAATGTCTGTAATTGATCCTAGTTTAATTAGTTCTTTTTTTGAGACATCATTAGGAAAAAGAATGATATCGGCAAAGGTATTAAAGCGTGAAGTTCCCTTCAGTTTGTCGCTTCCGGCTGTGGAGGCTTACGAGGATTGGACGGGAGATGATGAACCGGTTCTTGTACAAGGGATTATTGACTGTCTGTTTGAGGATGAGGGCGGTCTAGTACTGCTTGATTATAAGACAGATGGGATATCCGATCGGTATAAAGGCGGTTTTGACGAGGCAAGACCGATACTAGAAAAACGCTATCGTGTACAAATCGATCTCTATACAAAAGCGGTTGAGCAAATTTATAAGCGACCAATTAAAGAAAGATACTTATTTTTCTTTGACGGTGCACATCTATTAAAATTAGAACGTTAA